The region AGCGCCGGATCGACTCCACCAAAAAGTGTGACGGTAAGAATGCGTTTCTGGTTATCAACGGCGTCGATAATACCAGCCAGGCCTCGGTCTTTCTGGTGAAGGCGATGTTGAGCCAACTGCTGACCCGAGGCGACTTGGCGGCTTTCTTCATCGAGCCACAAGTCCGTACAACGTCCAATCCCGTAGAGTGTCGCCCAAGTCAGGTTGAACAAAACCTTCTGGCCCGGTGCTAAATCGTTCAGCGTACCAATTTGCTTGCCAAGATAAACACGAGTTGCCGGATTCAAATCGAGCTCGATAGTTTCGCTGTCGCTTTGATCCTTGGGGGCACTCGTAAGAGTTAGTTTCATCGAATCAAGATCGATACGATCGACCGTCCATAGTTGCTTCTTGTTTTGGTAGTACGAGAAGTCATCTTCCAGCCGAAATGCCTTCGTGAAATCGGATTCGATGCTTTTGCGGTTGTAGAAGATAGAACGCGTTTCTTCCCCTTCGTCTTTGACGTAGAACCAGCCATGCAAATGCGTTCCGATAGGAATGTCCTTCAACGCCGCAGGCGCACCATGGTAAGAGAGCGAGCCATAAGGAAGGAGCCGTATGTTGATTGGCAAGTCCCAGTGGCTGCGTCGCTGGGCATCGGTACGCGATACGCGAAGCGTCGCCGTTCGATGGATATGATCCTTCCCGACTAGTTCACCCGAGAAGTAATGGGCGGAACCTTCCGGTGGAAACTCTCCGGGAACGGTTTGAAACCAGGGAAGCTTTTCGTCGTTGTTGGCATCGGTGCGAAAGTCTTGTTGGGCGAATGCTGGCGAAGCGACGCACGCCAGCAGCAATACCGAAGCTAATTTTACGTATCGCATTAATTACCCCAACAACTCGTTCATGACACGATGGCTATCGCCGAATCGATCGACAGGGACATCCATTCGCTGGACCATCGTCAGCAGCAAGTTGCTCAGCAATGCATCGCTGTCGACGGGGCGTGAGCAAACCTGGTAATGCTTCTTCGCTTCGTCCATGTTGTATTGACCGAGGCTCGGCAGATTGAAGTCGATATGCTTTCCATGCTGGAAGCCCATCGATGATCCGCCAGCGAGAACCATTGGTAAGTTGGCATTTCCGTGACTGTGGCCGTAAGCCATGCCGCTGCCAAAGAGAACCATGGTACGGTCGAGCAATGTTTCGTTATCTTCCTGGTAAGACTTCAAACGATTCAGGAAGTACGAGAATTGCTGAACAAGGAACGTGTCGGTTTCGGTCAAACGACGCAACTGTTCTGGGTCACCATTGTGATGCGAAAGCTCGTGACGCGTCTGGGCCACACCAATCTCAGGAATGGCTAGACCGTTGCTTTCGCTGCCGCTCATGCAGGTAATCACGCGCGTCATGTCGGTACGCAGCGCCAGGACCATTAAGTCGTAAATCGTGCGATATAAGTCGCCAGCGTCGGTGTTGGGAATGTTGCGTGTCAGTTTCGCTTTGGTTTCCGCGGCGACTTCTGGCTTGGGAATTTCCAGCCAATCGTACGAACGCTGCGTACGAAGCTCGACGTCACGAACTGCGTGCAGATACTCGTCCAGCTTGTTGCGATCTTCGGTGCCGATCTTACCACGGAAGTCTTTGGCATCTTCCAGGATGGCATCGATCACGCTCCCTCGGCGATTAAGGTTCTTCTTGGCGACTTCGAGGCCACCTTTTTCTTCGCCGAACAATCGATCGAAGATCGCTTTCGGGCGTCGCTCGGCTGGCAAAGGGATCCCGTCACGCGACCAGGCCAGCGTCCCTCCGGTGACGGCCAGTTCTAACGAAGGAAAACGCGTATGTCGCGACGTGGCTTCCGCCATCAGTTGATCGGCTGAAACCGAATTGCGAAACGCTCCGCCCTCTTGGCTGATCTTTGCCGAGGTAAGCCAGATCTTGTCGCATTCGTGAGCCTGCCCCAAACCGTTGGGATGGTGCAGTCCACTGATCGGCGTGATCTGTTGACGATGCTCTTCCAGCGATTTCATCGGACCAGACAATTCATATTCGGCCCCGGCATTTTGAATCTGCCATGTCAGCGTATTCACGCCATTGGGGACGTAAATGAAAACGGCTCGCTTCGGCTTGGCGTTGCCATCGGCTTCGACCGCTTTTTGTTCGGCCAGAAGTTGACTGGGATCCATGCATTGAAGAAGTGGCAACGCCATGCTGGCACCCAGGCCCCGCAGGACGTGTCGGCGGTTGATCTTCCATCGTCGTGAGTTGAAGTAGGCCATGGGTCACCGTTTCTGAAAAAGGTCCGACAGAACAAACGTTTCTAGAAGATCTCGCACGCGGTAGTCGCTGGCCTGACTTTCGGCAGCGATCGCTTCGAGATCTTCTCGATCGTCCACCGTCATGGTGCGACGAAGCGTATAGGTGGCAAGCTTCTTGATAAACGTATCGTTGAATTGATCCACATTGGAACTCAGCAGCTGACGAAATTCCTTCGGCCCCGCAAACGTTCGCCCGTCCGGAAGAACTCCGCTGGCGTCAACTTTGGGGTTCGCCCCAGTTCCTTTCTGGACGACCTCTTCGGTTCGCCAACGGCCGATTGCGTCGAAGTTATCGAAGGCCAATCCCAGGGGATCGATTTTGCGATGACAAGCCGCGCAGTTGGCGTCATGCTTGTGGGCTTCCAGCTTCATGCGAATGGTCGCTTTGGGAGAATCAACCGGGTTCGGTTCGATCGGATCAACATTCGCTGGCGGGGGAGGAGGCGATTTTCCAAAAATTGATTCCATCACCCACACGCCTCGATGGACAGGGCGGTGCCGCGTGCCATCCGACGTAAGCGAAAGAATGGCCGCTTGCGTTAGAAGTCCGCCTCGATGGTCTTCCTCGTCAAGTGAAACGCGTTGGAACTCGTCTTTTTCGATGTCAGAAATTTCGTAGTGCATTGCCAGACGTGGATTGACCATCGTCCAGTCGGAATCGAGGAACTCACCCAAGCTCAGGTTTTGATTCAACACCTCTGCGAAGAAGGCCGTCGTTTCGCCTTGCATGCTTCGCTCTAAGTGCGAATCGTAATCCGGATAGAGCGTCTTATCGGGCGGAAACATGCCAAGCTTGTGGAGCTGCAACCATTGTCGAGGGAACTCGGAACTGAACTTTTCGGCACGAGGGTCGTGCAGCATGCGATCGAATTGCTGCTTAAGAACTGCTTTGTCACGAAGCTTTCCTGCTTTTGCCAACGAAAACAACTCGTCATCCGGCATCGTGCTCCAAAGCATGTACGACAAGCGATTGGCGATCTCGAAGTCGTTCAGCGTCGTGACCGGTTCATTCGCATTGCCTTCCACTAGGAACAAGAAGTCTTTCGAGCACATCACTGCCAGCATCGCGGTTTTCAGGGCGTCGCGCATCTTAGTGCCTGACTCAAGCTCCGCTGCGGCAATCGCGAAATAACGATCGACTTCATCGGTAGCGACAGGCCGTCGGAACGCAGCCTCGCAGAACCTGGCCAGGGATGCTCGTACTTCCTCACGCGGTGCCGCATCGTCGGGCATGAAGAGGGCTCGCTTGGCTCGGACATCATCGGGAATGATGGGACCTTCCCATTCAACCCAATCGATGATCAGGAAGGGATAAAGCGGTACACCTTCTTCGTCCGTCAGTTTGATTTGCCAAGGAATGCGTCCTTCTTTGAGGCTGAAGAAGGGCGTTCTTCCGGAGCGACCAGAGCGAGGTAAATTGGAAGGGCCAGGCACATCGTTGGTAAGATCGAACGATGTCGTGCGAGGTGGAAGATAGCACATATGTTCGACAACAATCGGTTCGTCTTCGGGAGCAAGGATGTCTTGCTCGAAAATGAGTCGATCGATTTTCTCCGCATAGAGCGTCAGGTGAGGGGCTCTACCCCCGGGCGGTTTCATGCCGCTGGCTTTAATGCGGACTTTGAAGTAGCCGCCGTTGTTAATCATCTCTCCCTTGGGCCCAGGGCGACCCCCTTGCAGGCGATGGCCAGGCCACATGTCGACGCGGACTTTATCGGCGAGTCCTTGCTCTTCCAGTTCCTTGCGTTGCTCGTTGCTGGGACCGCCGCGGAGATCGAGGGCCGTTTTGCGAAGGATGGTGCTTTCGACAGGCTTGTCGGGATAGGCCTGATCGAGAACTTCCTGGGCCGCAGCGTAGTACTTTTCGATGTGCGATGCGGACAGCGAAAGGACCGAGCCTATCCGATCGAAGCCGTGGTACTCGGCGTCTTCGTTGAGACCGCCGGGGTCGGCAACACCGTAACGAACGCCAAGCAGGTCTTCCACCGTGTTGGCATATTCGGTACGTGTTAGTCGGTGAAACGAAACTGGCTGACGCTTGGCCATTCGCGCCGATCGACCTTCCTCGATTCGAGCGGCCAGCCATTCCACGATCTTCGCCCCTTCCTCGGCCGAGGGACGATTGGGCTCGTCTTCCGGGGGCATCTCGCCGCTGTTGATCTTCTCCATCACTTCGCGCCAGCGATTGACCGAATCGCCACCGCCGACATCTTCCGAAAGCGTATCGACGCGAAAGTCCCCTTGCTGCGAATCGGGGCCATGGCAGTGAACGCAATTCTTTTGGATGTAAGGACCTACGGAATCGCGAAAGTTGGGAGGCGACGCTTCGGCCGCGACGAGTGAACGCAGTGCGAAACTGCAGATCCATAGCGAGAAAGCGACACAGGCGAGCTGTCGAATCATCATCACGCGGCAGGGGTAAAGGAGGGCTGAGAGGAAGCACGCATGCTCCCAAAAGGTGGGGAGCCCTTATGTTAGATCGATTTTTGGTGATGCGTCAATCGAAAAACATGCTATTCGGGCTAATTTTACCCTTGGGTATATGCTAATGCGCAGATCATGAAATTTGACGGGCGTACATGAAACCGTCAGAATACGTCTCACTTACTTTGAACATGCTTGCACGCATGAACGACCTGCCAACATTTCTCTTCAATGGAGCATTCCATGTCGTCTTTCAATCGTCGAACGTTTCTTCAGTCGACCGCTGCTGGTGCTGGACTGATCCTGACGGGAACTGCCGCTTCTGGGGCCGTGCAAGGGGCGAATGATCGCGTCCGTATTGCCGTCGCAGGTCTCAATGGCCGTGGTCGCAATCACATCGATGGTTGGTTGGGGCAAGATAACGTCGAGATCGCTTACCTGATCGATCCGGATGAAAAAGTTCTCGCGAAAACGGTTAAAGCGGTCCAAGACAAAGTGGACGGCAAGTTCAAAGTCAAAGGCGTCCGCGACTATCGCGAAGCGTTGGACGATCCTAATCTCGATGCCATTTCGATTGCCACACCGAACCACTGGCATTCGCTGATGACCATCCAAGCGGCGCAAGCGGGCAAGCATGTTTATGTCGAAAAGCCGATGAGTCATGACGTCGCCGAAGGGCGTGTCGCGGTCGCGGCACAAGATAAGTATGGCGTCGTCGTGCAACATGGTACGCAGCGACGAAGCGATTCCAAGATTGCCGGTTTGCATGAAGCGATTCAATCTGGCAAATGGGGCAAGCTGAAAATCTCGTACGGCTACTGCTGCAAGCCACGCGGCGGCATCGGAGACAAGTCGGTCTCGCAGCCGCCAGAGCAACTGGATTGGGATCTGTGGCGCGGTCCTGCCGATATCGCTGAATTCCACGGCAACTACCATCCGTACAACTGGCACTGGTTCTGGAAAACCGGCAACGGCGACCTCAACAACCAGGGCACGCACCAACTCGATGTCGCTCGCTGGGCGATCGATAAAGATCAAACCCATCCCGTTCGCGCGATGGCAATCGGCGGCCGCTTCCAATGGGACGACCAAGGCGAAACACCGAACACAATGTTCGCCATGGCCGAGTATCCCAATGGCCAGTATGTCTTCTTCAACGTGCGAAACGTGAACTACAAAGGATACGAACGTCAGATCGAAAACGAATATTACTTCGAAGATGGTGGTCGAATCGTGCGTGGTATGTACTATCCCAAAGGCAGCGACAAGGGTGAAAAAGTCAGTACCGGCCACGGCGACGTCACCCCCGGCGGCAACTGGGGTAGCTTCATTGCCGCGGTGCGAGCGAACGATCCGGCCATGGCCAACGGTAACGTGAAGGATGCCCATTACGCATGCGTCCTGGGACACCTGATGAACAACTCGTACCGCTTGGGCGAAGAGGTTCCGTTCAACGCC is a window of Bremerella sp. TYQ1 DNA encoding:
- a CDS encoding Gfo/Idh/MocA family protein, whose translation is MSSFNRRTFLQSTAAGAGLILTGTAASGAVQGANDRVRIAVAGLNGRGRNHIDGWLGQDNVEIAYLIDPDEKVLAKTVKAVQDKVDGKFKVKGVRDYREALDDPNLDAISIATPNHWHSLMTIQAAQAGKHVYVEKPMSHDVAEGRVAVAAQDKYGVVVQHGTQRRSDSKIAGLHEAIQSGKWGKLKISYGYCCKPRGGIGDKSVSQPPEQLDWDLWRGPADIAEFHGNYHPYNWHWFWKTGNGDLNNQGTHQLDVARWAIDKDQTHPVRAMAIGGRFQWDDQGETPNTMFAMAEYPNGQYVFFNVRNVNYKGYERQIENEYYFEDGGRIVRGMYYPKGSDKGEKVSTGHGDVTPGGNWGSFIAAVRANDPAMANGNVKDAHYACVLGHLMNNSYRLGEEVPFNAKAGKFGDNADAAEHFGRLHEIMDKGVGVKDSAKYTVGPMLTFDPKSERHTGDHAEAANALLKDKNRKGFEIPDAAKV
- a CDS encoding DUF1592 domain-containing protein → MMIRQLACVAFSLWICSFALRSLVAAEASPPNFRDSVGPYIQKNCVHCHGPDSQQGDFRVDTLSEDVGGGDSVNRWREVMEKINSGEMPPEDEPNRPSAEEGAKIVEWLAARIEEGRSARMAKRQPVSFHRLTRTEYANTVEDLLGVRYGVADPGGLNEDAEYHGFDRIGSVLSLSASHIEKYYAAAQEVLDQAYPDKPVESTILRKTALDLRGGPSNEQRKELEEQGLADKVRVDMWPGHRLQGGRPGPKGEMINNGGYFKVRIKASGMKPPGGRAPHLTLYAEKIDRLIFEQDILAPEDEPIVVEHMCYLPPRTTSFDLTNDVPGPSNLPRSGRSGRTPFFSLKEGRIPWQIKLTDEEGVPLYPFLIIDWVEWEGPIIPDDVRAKRALFMPDDAAPREEVRASLARFCEAAFRRPVATDEVDRYFAIAAAELESGTKMRDALKTAMLAVMCSKDFLFLVEGNANEPVTTLNDFEIANRLSYMLWSTMPDDELFSLAKAGKLRDKAVLKQQFDRMLHDPRAEKFSSEFPRQWLQLHKLGMFPPDKTLYPDYDSHLERSMQGETTAFFAEVLNQNLSLGEFLDSDWTMVNPRLAMHYEISDIEKDEFQRVSLDEEDHRGGLLTQAAILSLTSDGTRHRPVHRGVWVMESIFGKSPPPPPANVDPIEPNPVDSPKATIRMKLEAHKHDANCAACHRKIDPLGLAFDNFDAIGRWRTEEVVQKGTGANPKVDASGVLPDGRTFAGPKEFRQLLSSNVDQFNDTFIKKLATYTLRRTMTVDDREDLEAIAAESQASDYRVRDLLETFVLSDLFQKR
- a CDS encoding DUF1552 domain-containing protein, whose product is MAYFNSRRWKINRRHVLRGLGASMALPLLQCMDPSQLLAEQKAVEADGNAKPKRAVFIYVPNGVNTLTWQIQNAGAEYELSGPMKSLEEHRQQITPISGLHHPNGLGQAHECDKIWLTSAKISQEGGAFRNSVSADQLMAEATSRHTRFPSLELAVTGGTLAWSRDGIPLPAERRPKAIFDRLFGEEKGGLEVAKKNLNRRGSVIDAILEDAKDFRGKIGTEDRNKLDEYLHAVRDVELRTQRSYDWLEIPKPEVAAETKAKLTRNIPNTDAGDLYRTIYDLMVLALRTDMTRVITCMSGSESNGLAIPEIGVAQTRHELSHHNGDPEQLRRLTETDTFLVQQFSYFLNRLKSYQEDNETLLDRTMVLFGSGMAYGHSHGNANLPMVLAGGSSMGFQHGKHIDFNLPSLGQYNMDEAKKHYQVCSRPVDSDALLSNLLLTMVQRMDVPVDRFGDSHRVMNELLG